A window of Candidatus Neomarinimicrobiota bacterium contains these coding sequences:
- a CDS encoding thiamine diphosphokinase → MVRLPGDIFTKFALLIGNSEPDINEIKKYNYRAKYRIAVDGGANVLSKIEIKPEIVVGDFDSIKREMLHKLKDSGVEIIHEPMQDNNDLEKAFNHIPDGVNNIIMIGFLGKRLDHTLANLFVSKKFIEKYKILISDRLQDVYVLSPRCYEVDTKKEQLISLFTFDRAEKLTLKGFKYNLENCDLLPSSLGLSNISLNDKVIIEFTRGSLILILNK, encoded by the coding sequence TTGGTAAGATTACCTGGGGATATATTTACTAAATTTGCATTATTAATTGGTAATTCTGAACCGGATATAAATGAGATTAAAAAATATAACTATAGGGCAAAGTATAGAATAGCAGTTGACGGTGGTGCAAATGTGTTGAGCAAAATAGAAATTAAACCGGAAATTGTGGTAGGTGATTTTGACTCTATCAAGAGAGAAATGCTCCATAAATTAAAGGACTCTGGAGTTGAGATAATTCATGAACCGATGCAGGATAATAATGATCTTGAAAAGGCGTTCAATCATATTCCGGATGGAGTGAATAATATTATAATGATTGGTTTTCTCGGTAAGAGACTTGATCATACGCTGGCAAATTTGTTTGTATCAAAAAAATTTATTGAAAAATATAAAATTTTAATTTCAGATAGACTACAGGATGTGTATGTCTTATCCCCACGTTGTTATGAAGTAGATACCAAAAAAGAGCAATTGATATCACTATTTACTTTTGATAGAGCAGAAAAATTGACTTTAAAAGGGTTTAAATATAATCTTGAGAATTGCGATCTTTTACCATCATCACTTGGGTTGAGCAATATAAGTTTAAACGATAAAGTTATTATTGAATTTACCAGAGGGAGTTTAATCTTAATCTTAAACAAATAG